The sequence AAACGTGGTTGATTAAAAATAGCTGTCCTGTAGTGGCAATGGAAAGTACCGGGGTATATTGGCATCCGGTTTATAACACCATCGAAGCTACGATGGAGGTCGTTTTGGTTAATGCCAGGCATATTAAAAATGTTCCCGGCAGGAAAACAGACATTTGTGACAGTAAATGGCTTGCCGGACTGCTTCGTCATGGGTTGGTAAAAGGGAGTTTTATCCCTCCCGAACAGGTCCGTGAATGGCGAGAATTAAGCCGATTGAGAAAGATATATACAGAATCTCTCGCTGATTATAAGCGACGTGTTCATAAACTATTTATCACGGCAAATATTAAAATTGATTCGGTCGTTTCTGATTTGTTCGGGCTTACCGGTTTGAATCTCATTGATTTGTTATGCAAAAACGATGAAGTGACCTTGGAGAAAGTTCAGGAATGCACAAAAGGAAGTCTTAAAAAGAAAATTCCTGAATTGTATCTAAGCCTCCATGGATATTTTAAGGATCATCATCGATTCCAACTGATTGGCATGATGGAGGCCATTGAGATGTTTCAAAGACAGATTGAACAGATTAATGCCAGATTGGAAATACTTACCCGTGACCATGAAAATTTACTGGAAAGATTAGATGAAATTCCCGGGATCGATAAGAAGTCAGCACAATCTGT is a genomic window of uncultured Desulfobacter sp. containing:
- a CDS encoding IS110 family transposase, which codes for MTKRSKNSTLIQIVHPICCGLDVHKDKISACLITVDANGKEQHEIREFSSFTQDLQKMKTWLIKNSCPVVAMESTGVYWHPVYNTIEATMEVVLVNARHIKNVPGRKTDICDSKWLAGLLRHGLVKGSFIPPEQVREWRELSRLRKIYTESLADYKRRVHKLFITANIKIDSVVSDLFGLTGLNLIDLLCKNDEVTLEKVQECTKGSLKKKIPELYLSLHGYFKDHHRFQLIGMMEAIEMFQRQIEQINARLEILTRDHENLLERLDEIPGIDKKSAQSVLGEVGVTLDEFKSMVAFVAWAGLCPGNNESAGKRKSGRNAVRNHPFKTILVQIAWAAIKTKGSYYKAKYYKLKARRGAKKAIVAIAHRIAKAIYNIIKNGDRYKDLGEEYLSKPNKQRMLKNLAKKADELGMKLVPCEG